CGGAGTCGCAGCCGACGATGCCTTGAGCACCACCCGGGGTCCTAGCTGCGCGAACGCCTCCCGGACGTCGCCCTCGTCGTGCACCACGACGGCCTCGACCAGTGGGACCCCAATCTGCTGCAGAACCCGCCGTGAATCGATGTAGCCGAGAACCGCGCCCGGTTCGCGGGGCGACAAGGTCCATCGTCGGGCCGCCGCCAGCCGGTCCGCGGCGTGCCCACCCGCGAGCTCCCAGCGATCGAAGACCGCGTGCAGAGCGCTTACCGCCTGAGGCAGGCCGTCGAGCGTCAGCACGCCGGCGTCCTCGAGCAGCCGGCGCGCCGTCTCGCTCTCGTTTCCGGCCAGGTAGGTCGACACGAGAACTCTCCCGGCCAACCCCTCCCTGCCGCCCAGCCCGGCCAGCAAGGGCGGGATGACCTGGTGCGCCGCGACGTCCTGCAGCGTGGGCAGCGCGACAAGGATGCCGTCGTACCGTCCCTTACGGTCGAAGACCTGGACGACCTCACGGAACAGTTCGGGTTTGGTGAGCATCTCGCCGGTCGGATCGAGCGGGTTCCCCGCCCGGCCGAGGGACAACATGCTCGAGATGCGCGCCTCGTCCTCAGGGTCGAGCGCCGGGAGCTCGAAGCCGGCGTGCTCGGCCGCGTCGGCCGCGGCGACCCCGATGCCGCCGGAGATGCTGATCACGCCCAGCGAACGGCGTCCGGAGAGCGGTGCCCGCATGTCCCATCGCGCCAAGGCCGCCGCTGCCTGCCAGAGTGCGTCGACGTCGTCCACGACCGTCACCCCGAGCTCGCGGGCGACGGCGAGCTCGACGTCGTGCGAGCCGGCCACCGCGCCGGTGTGCGTCGCCGCTGCCTGCCGCGCCACGTCTCCGACGCCCATCGCCAGCAGGAGCAACGACTTACCGTGTTCGAGAGCCATCGCGCTACTGGCGATCAGCCGATCGGGATCGATGCCGCTCTCGATCGCGAGCATCACCGTCGTCAGGCCGGGGTCGGCCAACGCGAAGTCAACGAAGTCCCAGACGGACAGGTCGATGGCATCGCCGGTGGCCACGCTGTAACCGATCCCGAGACCGGCCGCCTGAGCCCGGTTGAACACGACGTTGCCGAGCCCGCCGCTCTGCGTCACCAACGCCACCGGACCCGTCCGGAACTCGCGGAGCTGGTTACGAGCCGCCCGAGGGCAGTACGCCGCCGCGACGTTGATCAGCCCCGCGGTGTTCGGGCCCAGGATCCGCAGGCCGCTCGCGGCGATGGCATCCTCGAGGTCCTGTTGCAGTCCGAGAGCGCCGAAGCCGGCTGTCACCACGGTGGCGCTCGAGGCCCGACCCTTGGCGGCGCGAAGCACGTCGGGCACCACGGCCGCCGGCGTGACGACCACGAGGGTGTCGACGGGCTCGCCGAGCGCATCGAGGGTCGGGACACACGGCACCCCGCACAGTGTCTCGTGCCGGGGATTGACCGCGACGATGCGCCCGCGGTAGCCGTGGTCGACGAGATTGACCAGCGACGCGCCGCTCATCGACTCCAGTCGGCTCGATGCGCCGACGACGGCCACGGACGCCGGCGCAAGCAGCGAGCGCACGGCCTCCGTCGTAGCCGGGTCGATCATCGGGCCGCTCCGTCGAGAGAACGGGCGACACCAAGGATGCGCCGCGCGTCGTCGGCGGACGCGACCTGACCGCCCTGCGACCGCACGAGCTCGACCGCTGCGCGCACGACCGATGCATTCGACGCCTCCGGGGCGAAACCTTCGATCGGCGGCGAGCCGAGGCCGACTCGTAGGTGGCCGCCGGTACGGACGGCGTGCTGCTGCAGGCGACGCTCGGTGTCTGCGGCGACTCCGATCGGACAGCAGAACCATTCGTAGGGCATGTCGGCCGGAATCATCGCCCGAAGCCGATCGAGACTCTCCGCAATCGGATCGAGCCCGAAGTGGAAGCGTTCGGTCAGGAACAGGTTCAGCACGACTGGACCATCGACCAGCCCGTTGCGCCACCAGGTGACGATCTTTCGCAGGGTGCCCGGCTCGAAGACTCCGAACAGCGGTTTGAGTTCGAGACGGCGGGCTTCGGCGCAGAACCAGAGCCATTGCGCGAGCGGCGACTCCGGCTCGCCCGCCGATTCGGAGGACTCGAGCTTGGCCATCCAACTCGGCTTGATAGCTCCGGTCCCGGGATCGACATCCATCATGTCGAACAGATGGGGGTCGATCGAAATCAGGTTCATCCCCACCACCCGCTGCACATCAGGAAGGAAACGCCAGCGAGACCGCCCGTTCACGCCGTGCCCTTGCGGTGGGTACCAGTTCAGCGAGTTCAGGTCGGTCAGACCCTGCAGCGCGCTCACGTAGTACGCCGTGTCGTCGGGTGCCTGTCCCCCACTAGGCGTGCGCCCGTGGAAGTGGATCACCGAGGCGCCCGCGCCCAGTGCTCCGGCCATCTCCTGCCGCACCTGGTGCGGCAGGATCGGGACGCCGGGTACGGCGTCGGTACGGACATCCTCGTTGAGGACCGCTTGGATGATTGTCTGGCTCATGACCGCTTTCTGGTGACGACCCGGTGCCGGCGGACGAGCCGTGGGCGGGTGGACGGGGCACGTTTGCCGGTACGAACGATCAGTAGGGGAGCTCGAGCTTGAGCATCCGGATGGCGTTGCCCCGGAGAACCTTCCATCGGTTGAGATCCGATAGGTCCTTCGTCAGGCGCTCGGCGACCTCTCGGCACTCGGGCCAGGTGCTGTCGGCGTGCGGGTAGTCGGTCTCGAACACGACATTGTCGGCGCCGATCTCGTCCAGGCACCGCAGCCCGTGGGCGTCCTCGAACACGCAGGCATACATGCGCTCACGGAACATCTCACTGGGCGGCAAGGTGAGAGCGGACGAGGCGTTGTTCCACGCGCGGTTGTAGTCGAACACGACATCGGCCCGTTCCAGCACGTACGGCAGCCACCCGGCCTGGGCCTCGGCGAAGGAGAGATCGATGTTCGGGTAGGTGGCGAGTCGGCCGGAGAAGATCCAGTCCAGGATCGAGCCCGCAGCGTTCACGAAGGTCAGCGTGTTCCCGACGGCCGCCGGCGCGTCGTCCGACGTGGTCGGCATGCTGGAGCTGGATCCGATGTGCACCTGCAGCACGCTCTGCGTCTCGTCGCAGGCCCGGAAGAACGGATCCCAGTGGTCGGTGTAGATGGAGGGCAGGCCGAGCTTGGTCGGGTTCTCCGAGAAGCAGATCTGATTGACGCCACGAGCCCTGACGCGGTGGACCTCGGCGGCCGCCAGCTCCGGATCCCACATCGGTACGATCGCCAGTGGGACGAGCCGACCGCTCGAACCCGCTGTCCACTCGTCGATGATCCAGTCGTTGTAGGCCTCGACCGACAGCTTGGCGAGGTCCTTGTCCTTCGCGTGCAGGAAGCGCTGTCCGCAGAAGCGGACGAACATGTTCGGAAAACACAGCGATGCCTCGATCCCGGCCGAGTCCATGTCCTTCATCCGCGCGACGGGGTCGTAGCAACCCGGCCGCATTCCGTCGAAGGTGATCGGGTAGGCGATCATCTCGTCCCGGCTGAATCCCGCCGCCGAGCCCAGGCGGATGTTCGGGACGATCGTGCCCTCGTACACCCAGGAGTCGATCTCGGGCGCCGACGGGTCGTCAGTGAACGCCTTCGAATAGTCGTACGAGCCGCCGTTGGTCGCGGCAGCCAGTTCGTCCGGGTAGGCGCGGCCGCGAATGACACGCGGCCCCTCTTCGTGATACTTCGCGGGCAGGCGGTCGGTCCAGAGATTCGGCGGTTCCACGACATGATCATCGACAGAGATGATCTTGGGGAACTCGGAGAGAATCTCAACCGGCGGGTTCGTCTGCTTCATCGAAGTACCAATCTGGTGGCAACGGGGCGCGCGCACACTCGACGCGCGATTAGCCGAATCCTAAGACCATCCTTCTAAATACTCAACTGTATGACATCTAGCCTGCGCACCCGCCGCCACGCGGGGACGGGCCACAGGAGTGACCATGTTCGGTCCAGGCCCTTCCGATGGCGCCGGGGCTGGTCTTGCATCGAACCAATCGTCTAACATTTGCCCGTGACGACCAATCAACTCGCAGTCGACTTCCTCGTAATCGGCGCAGGCATGGCCGGACTGACCGCGGCCGCACGAGCGGCCGCCGCCGGATGCTCCGTCGCGCTGGTGGAGCGGGGGCCGGCTACCGGCGGATCCGCGGCGATGTCCGGCGGCGTGCTGTGGCAACCGGCATCCCGCGAGGCTCTGGCCGCCATCGATCCGCTGGGCGATCCAGCGCTCATCGACGTGTTCTTCGCCCGCTTCCCCGAGGTGCTGACGTGGGTGCGCGGTCTTGGGATCGAGGTCGACGAACCCACCCCCGTGCTCATCTACGGCCTCGGCCGACTCATCGACGTCATCGGTTACCTGCGAGCCTGCGAGCGCCAGGTGACCAAGGCAGGTGGCTGGGTCGTCACCGACGCGACGGTGGACCACCTGATCGTCGACGACGGCGCCGTCATCGGAGCGGCGGTCGTGGACCGCGATGGCAGTTACGACGTGCACGCGACAACGACCCTGCTGGCCACCGGTGGATTCCAGGGCGACGCCGAGACCCGAGCACGCTACCTCGGTGCGAACGCCCGCCGGATGCTGGTGCGCTCCAATCCCGTCAGCGACGGCGCCGGACTGCGCCTCGGCCTGGAGGCCGGAGCGGCGACCTCGCGTCACATGGACGGCTTCTACGGACATCTGATGGTCTCGCCGCTCGAGGTGCTGCGCGAGGCGGACTTCGTGCGGCTCTCGCAGTGGTACTGCATGCAGAGCGTCGTCGTGGGCAAGCTGGGCCACCGGATCACCGACGAGTCGAACGGCTACCCGGTCTGTGCCCAGGCCGCGCTCCAAGAGCCTCAGCCCCGGGTTGCGGTCCTGTTCGACGAGCACATTCACACGACGCTCGCGCAGGCCGCGTCAGGAGCACGGGGGCTGGAGGTGATCGATCGGATCGCCGAGGCCGAGCGAGTGGGCGGACGGGTCGCCGTCGCCGACTCCTGGGCCGACCTGTGCGACTCCGTGTCCGGCTGGGGGTTCGACGCGAAGCAGTGCCTGCGCACGATCGATGCGTACAACGAGGCGATGACGACCGAGGACGGTCGCACCGACCCGCCGCGGACAAACTATCGCCGGCCGCTCACCCAGGCTCCGTTCTACGCGGTCGAGGCGCAGCCGGCGATTACCTTCACTATGGGCGGTCTGCGGATCGATGACAGCACGCGCGTCCTGGACACGCGTGGGGTGCCGATCTCGGGTCTGTACGCGGCAGGCGCCGACAGCGGCGGCACGTTCGCGCATGGCTACGGCGGCGGCCTGGCCCTCGGCTCGGTCACCGGTCTCGTTGCCGCCGAACAGGCCGCGGCCCGCGCCGCATCGCCCGCGGTCCTGCGCTAACTTCAGCCCGCCAGTCAAGTTCGATCTTGGGCGTGCTGGCGCGCACCGGTTGTCAAGACCGGTGCTGAGTGGATGCGCTGGTGTCGTGGCGGGTGGGGGCCGCTGTAGTCGGCTGGCTGATCAGTCGCCCTCGCGGGGCAGGCTTTCGTGTTCGCCGTGAGCGGGCCCGAGCGGGCGGGCGGCAAAGCTAGGTTGCGCCGTCGAGCGGCATAGCGCAGCAAGTCACCGTCCGCTCGGGTGCCTGCCTTGACGGTAGCGCTCTTCGTCGAAGGGCTGCTGGGTGCGCAGCATCCGGTAGGTCAGTCGGCAGGCGTGTCGGGCCAGCGCGACGCGGGCCTGGATGGGAGCCATGCCGCGGGCGCGCAGCTCGGCGTCGCGTTCTGCGAACGGTCCGCAGTACTGGGACAGGCCCCAGGCGATGCCCATGAGTGCGTCGCGGTGTTCGGCCAGTCCGGTGCGCGAGATCCGGCCGGTGCGGTTGATCGTCGCCGACTGATAGCGCGCCGGCGCGAGCCCGGTGGCCGGGTAGAGATGCTCGGCGGTCGGGAAGCCTTCGATCGGCAGGGAGAACGCGGCGAAGCCGACGGCGCGGATCACGCCGACGTCGGGCAGGGTGGTCTGTACCTGCCTGGCGGTGGCGGCCAGCAGCGCCTCGATCTCGGTCTCGACGGCGACGATGTCGGCGCGGATGGCCTGCCAGCGGGCGATGCTTCGGCCCAGCCGTTCGGCCCGCACCGCCGCATCCGGCGGCCGTGGCAGGCACTGCTTCCACCGTTCGGCCCAGTAGCGGGCGTTGCTGGCGAGCAGCCGCCCGGGCGCGCGGGCCTGCAGCGAGCGGGCCGAGGGTGCGCGGCCGGCATAGGCGACCGCGCAGGCCAGCACTGCCTGCCCGGAGCTGTCCTCCAACTCGAGGACCCGTCCGTGGCCCTCTGGTGCGGACAGGCCAGGGCACAGGCGTTGAGCTGGTCGTGCATCCGCTGCTGCGCAATCTTGCGGTCGGCGACCACGCCGCGGCGATAGCGCACCGCTGCCCGCATCGCCTCGACCGGGTCCTCGACCACCGGGCAGCCCTGACCCTGACGGGCCAGATAGGTCAGCGCGGCGCAGTCGCGATCGTCGGACTTGAACCGTTGGGAGCCGAGCTGCGCCCGCGCGGTCGCGGTCTCCGACGGCGCGAACACCCGCACCGCGGACGGGACCGCTGCTCCAACGCGCGCACCCACGGACCATGCAGCGCGCCGGTCGCCTCGATCGCGACCACAGCGCCAGCCGGCCCGGACAAGCGGCGGATCGCCGCGGCGACCTCGTCCAACCCCGCACGCAGCGCCGGCACAGACACCGGCTCGGTAAGCAACGCGGCATCGCCAGTGCTGAACCACACCCGATGCGCCACCTTGCCCGGATCGAACGCCACGACCAACGCCGACCCCGGCAACGCCTGCGCAAGCAACTCCGACACCCTGACCTCCTTCACCCGACAACGTCCTCACGAACGCTGTCAGGGACTCAGGTCAGGAGCTATCAGCGCTCCCGGTCGAGCGGAGTCCGTCGCCGATGCTGTGCACCGGTCGGCCTCGAGCCCTCGACCGCTAGAGCGAGGTGCCCAGCCAGGGGTGCTCGGCGATGTCGAAGACCAGGCCCGACGGTCCCACGAACTTGACCTCGAATCCGCCATCGTCGCCACCTTCGAAGTCGAGGCGGCGGCCGCCATGGGACTGGATGTCATCGGCGGCCTGCTCACCGTCGGAGACGAGAACGCCGATGTGGTGCAAGCCCGTGTAGGCCGGACCCTTGCCGATCTGGTCGCTGCTGAAGTCGACGAAGGCGATGTTCACGGTCCCGTCGGTCACCACCACGAAGCGTCCCAGCGGGTGATCAGCCGGGCCGGCCAACCGCTGCCAACCGAACGTGTCCTCGTAGAACTTGGCGTCCTCGGCCGGCGTCCGAGTCGCAATCGCGATGTGTCGAAGCTTGGCCATCAGTCGCTTTCTCCGAAGTAGAGGGTGCGGTACACCCGGCTCGTCACATTTCTGGAAACGCGAACGTCGATCAGCATCGGGCCGTCGGCGGGGTTCCATCGCCCGATGGCCTCGCGGACTCCACCGGAGGACTCGACCCGAACGGCCGTCCAGCCGAAGGCCTTGGCTATCGCCACCAGATCCGGGCCCGGCTGCACCGCAAGATCGGTCTCGAGGCCGTGCGCGCGCATCTTGTGGAACTCGGCTCCGATCGCCTCGTCGTTGATGACGACCACGCACATCCGCAGTCCGGCCGCGCGGGCCGGCTCCAGCTCCTGGATGTGCATGCGGATGCTGGCGTCGCCCTCGATCAGGATGACCGGACGCTCCTTCAGCGCGGCGGCGAAACCGATCCCGACCGGCAGTCCGTTGCCGATGCTGCCGAAACCGTAGGTCGCGGTGAACGGCCACCGGAAACGTTGCAGATGAGCGATCGCGATCGTCCAGAAGTGACCGGTTCCGACCACGAGAGCCGCTTCGGGAAGGACGTCGTCGATCTCAACCATCACCGCCCGCGGGTCACAACGGTTCGGCTCCAGTGCGATCGGCTTGTCGTCGATCGGTGCGCTGACCAGTCGCTGCTCGACGTCGGCGGCCCAGTCACAGCGGACTTCGGCGTCGGCCAAGGCCTCGAGCAGGCTGCCCGTCACCACCCCGACGTCTCCCTGGACGTAGGCGTCCGCGTACTCACCGGTACCCATCGGGTAGGGGTCGCGGCGGTCGACGTGTACGAACTTAGCCTCGGGAAACATGTAGCCGCGCTCGAGCGTGAACGAGTCGAAGCTCGTCCCGAGTCCGATCACGCAGTCGGCCTGCGCGAACATCTCGACCGCCGTGTGATGGGCGTACAGCCCCGCGATCGCCGCGTTGCGCTTCTCGCCGGCGAACCAGTTCTTCGCCAGCAGGGTCGTGGCGAGCAGTGCGCCCGTTCGCTCGGCCAGCCGAAGCACCAGGTCACGGACATCGCTGTCGACCGCGCCCTTGCCGGCCAGGATCACCGG
This genomic stretch from Jatrophihabitans cynanchi harbors:
- a CDS encoding acetate--CoA ligase family protein, producing MIDPATTEAVRSLLAPASVAVVGASSRLESMSGASLVNLVDHGYRGRIVAVNPRHETLCGVPCVPTLDALGEPVDTLVVVTPAAVVPDVLRAAKGRASSATVVTAGFGALGLQQDLEDAIAASGLRILGPNTAGLINVAAAYCPRAARNQLREFRTGPVALVTQSGGLGNVVFNRAQAAGLGIGYSVATGDAIDLSVWDFVDFALADPGLTTVMLAIESGIDPDRLIASSAMALEHGKSLLLLAMGVGDVARQAAATHTGAVAGSHDVELAVARELGVTVVDDVDALWQAAAALARWDMRAPLSGRRSLGVISISGGIGVAAADAAEHAGFELPALDPEDEARISSMLSLGRAGNPLDPTGEMLTKPELFREVVQVFDRKGRYDGILVALPTLQDVAAHQVIPPLLAGLGGREGLAGRVLVSTYLAGNESETARRLLEDAGVLTLDGLPQAVSALHAVFDRWELAGGHAADRLAAARRWTLSPREPGAVLGYIDSRRVLQQIGVPLVEAVVVHDEGDVREAFAQLGPRVVLKASSAATPHKFKAGLVKLGITEADGAVRAWEHLADRGATLPDFDGVVCERAAVDGLDLLVGGVAEPRFGPVVGIGTGGWFAESMGDTTLLPAPLSEGAVSRALRRTLPGGLLAEDRPSVFAALVETVARISAAFAATATIAGFDVNPVRIDTDGGISALDALVIESAPSAVIH
- a CDS encoding 3-keto-5-aminohexanoate cleavage protein, yielding MSQTIIQAVLNEDVRTDAVPGVPILPHQVRQEMAGALGAGASVIHFHGRTPSGGQAPDDTAYYVSALQGLTDLNSLNWYPPQGHGVNGRSRWRFLPDVQRVVGMNLISIDPHLFDMMDVDPGTGAIKPSWMAKLESSESAGEPESPLAQWLWFCAEARRLELKPLFGVFEPGTLRKIVTWWRNGLVDGPVVLNLFLTERFHFGLDPIAESLDRLRAMIPADMPYEWFCCPIGVAADTERRLQQHAVRTGGHLRVGLGSPPIEGFAPEASNASVVRAAVELVRSQGGQVASADDARRILGVARSLDGAAR
- a CDS encoding amidohydrolase family protein — its product is MKQTNPPVEILSEFPKIISVDDHVVEPPNLWTDRLPAKYHEEGPRVIRGRAYPDELAAATNGGSYDYSKAFTDDPSAPEIDSWVYEGTIVPNIRLGSAAGFSRDEMIAYPITFDGMRPGCYDPVARMKDMDSAGIEASLCFPNMFVRFCGQRFLHAKDKDLAKLSVEAYNDWIIDEWTAGSSGRLVPLAIVPMWDPELAAAEVHRVRARGVNQICFSENPTKLGLPSIYTDHWDPFFRACDETQSVLQVHIGSSSSMPTTSDDAPAAVGNTLTFVNAAGSILDWIFSGRLATYPNIDLSFAEAQAGWLPYVLERADVVFDYNRAWNNASSALTLPPSEMFRERMYACVFEDAHGLRCLDEIGADNVVFETDYPHADSTWPECREVAERLTKDLSDLNRWKVLRGNAIRMLKLELPY
- a CDS encoding FAD-dependent oxidoreductase translates to MTTNQLAVDFLVIGAGMAGLTAAARAAAAGCSVALVERGPATGGSAAMSGGVLWQPASREALAAIDPLGDPALIDVFFARFPEVLTWVRGLGIEVDEPTPVLIYGLGRLIDVIGYLRACERQVTKAGGWVVTDATVDHLIVDDGAVIGAAVVDRDGSYDVHATTTLLATGGFQGDAETRARYLGANARRMLVRSNPVSDGAGLRLGLEAGAATSRHMDGFYGHLMVSPLEVLREADFVRLSQWYCMQSVVVGKLGHRITDESNGYPVCAQAALQEPQPRVAVLFDEHIHTTLAQAASGARGLEVIDRIAEAERVGGRVAVADSWADLCDSVSGWGFDAKQCLRTIDAYNEAMTTEDGRTDPPRTNYRRPLTQAPFYAVEAQPAITFTMGGLRIDDSTRVLDTRGVPISGLYAAGADSGGTFAHGYGGGLALGSVTGLVAAEQAAARAASPAVLR
- a CDS encoding transposase, giving the protein MEDSSGQAVLACAVAYAGRAPSARSLQARAPGRLLASNARYWAERWKQCLPRPPDAAVRAERLGRSIARWQAIRADIVAVETEIEALLAATARQVQTTLPDVGVIRAVGFAAFSLPIEGFPTAEHLYPATGLAPARYQSATINRTGRISRTGLAEHRDALMGIAWGLSQYCGPFAERDAELRARGMAPIQARVALARHACRLTYRMLRTQQPFDEERYRQGRHPSGR
- a CDS encoding VOC family protein, whose product is MAKLRHIAIATRTPAEDAKFYEDTFGWQRLAGPADHPLGRFVVVTDGTVNIAFVDFSSDQIGKGPAYTGLHHIGVLVSDGEQAADDIQSHGGRRLDFEGGDDGGFEVKFVGPSGLVFDIAEHPWLGTSL
- a CDS encoding thiamine pyrophosphate-binding protein — protein: MTVFEDIAAVFVDEGAHEVFGMVGDGNVDFCVALAAHPHVRFHHVRHEGPGVTMADGWAKAVGGVGVATATQGPGVTQLGTALVAAARLHVPVVVYVGDLGVGGDVQSFDQRQWVLSCESGYESVTEAETAVEITRRAFRRARDERRPIVLGVPPSLTSDDEWDDESAGEQTVDRPARSAQRIAPDPDRLAEAARLIAGSSRPVILAGKGAVDSDVRDLVLRLAERTGALLATTLLAKNWFAGEKRNAAIAGLYAHHTAVEMFAQADCVIGLGTSFDSFTLERGYMFPEAKFVHVDRRDPYPMGTGEYADAYVQGDVGVVTGSLLEALADAEVRCDWAADVEQRLVSAPIDDKPIALEPNRCDPRAVMVEIDDVLPEAALVVGTGHFWTIAIAHLQRFRWPFTATYGFGSIGNGLPVGIGFAAALKERPVILIEGDASIRMHIQELEPARAAGLRMCVVVINDEAIGAEFHKMRAHGLETDLAVQPGPDLVAIAKAFGWTAVRVESSGGVREAIGRWNPADGPMLIDVRVSRNVTSRVYRTLYFGESD